The sequence below is a genomic window from Sorangiineae bacterium MSr12523.
GTCGGCCGTCTGGCGCATGTCCCATGGGAAAAAGTCGCGGGTCTCGAAGTAGACCAAGTAATCGCGGCTGGCGCGCTCCTCGCTATCGCGCGCCTTGGCCAGGATCCACTCGTCCACGACGTGCGGCGACAAGGGAAGCGTGACCGCGAGCTTCGTCGCCAACGCGGCCGCCGCACCAAAGGGCACGAGACGCAGTCCAAAGGGGGCACGCCCGAGCCGCTCCCAAAGCCACACGACGAGCACGAGCCAGTCGAGGTGGATCCCCGCGCTCACCGGATGAAAGTGGTACGGGAAGCCTTTGGCCTGGGCGAGCACGCTCACGATGGCGGCGAGCGGCATCAGTGCGAAGCTGACCGTGCGGCGAGGCATCTGCCGCTCGACCACGAGCCCCAGGTGCACGAGCGCGGTGACCAGCGCCATCAAGGCCGGGGGTGCGCCCCAATTGAGGCCGAGGATCTCCGCCGTCGTGCGCGGCATCATGAAGCGGTACATCGCCGGCACGTCGACCATGTAGATCCGCAAAAAGGCGCCAATATCCGCGTAGCGCAGGAGAAACGCGATCTGCGTGGCCGCGCCAGCCGCCGCACCCAGCGCGAACACCGCGAACCTGCGCTTCTGCGACAGCGACAGCTCGTCATCGACGACGAGTGCCACGAACTGCACCACGGAGAAGAGCACGTAGGTCGGCTTGCCGAACCAGGGAATGGCCCCGAGCGCGGCGGCCGAGGCGAGCGGCCATGCTTGCCAGGTGGAATCCGCCGAGGCGCGTGACGTGGCAAGCCGCCGCTGCGCGACGAACTGCAGCGCGATGGCGCTCAGCATGAACCAGTCGAAGAAGCTCTCACGCTGGGCGAGGTCCCAGTAGATGTACATGACGAGCTGGCTGCTCAGCACGACCCACGCGGCGAACGCCCAACCGGCGCGTTCGATCCATCGCACCTTCTTCTTCGCGATGCCGGGCAGGCAGGCGCCGGCGAACGCGAAAGTCATGCCGGTGATGACCAGGTCGAGGACACGGAACCGATGTTCATCGGCGCCGCCGAACTGGAGAAAGACCAGGTGAATCAGGTGCGTGAGCGGCCCGTTCACGTCGCGCACGTCACGGTAATCGACCGCGCCGCGCTCGATGGCCCACGCCACGTACTGGAAAATCCCCTGGTCTCGACCGAGCGTGGTCAGCGAGGCGCGCTTCGTCGCCTCGACCACCCAATAAAGCGCAGGCAGCGCAATCACGAGGGGCAGGACGAGCGAACGTCGGATGGTTATCCATACCCTCCACGCAGCTCGCACCGCCCGTGTGTTCAGCGCGGTGCTCGCCATCGCCCTACCTTCCACCTTCGATTCACGGCGGGCACCTTACAAGATGTGGTAGCTAGCTCAAGCCGAAGGTTTGGGCATGCGAATTGGAAATCGGAGTAGAATTGGTATGGTTTCCGCGGTGACCTCGAAACCCAGCCCGAGTCAAAAGATGACCGATCCGGTCCGACGTTTACCCGTTCCGGCCGCTGCTGCGCCGCCTCCAGAGCGCGCGCGCGCGTTCGCGGACACGCTGGCAGAGGCCAAGGGCAAGCACGTTCTCATTGCCCTGCGCGGCCATCCCGATCCGGATGGCATCGCTTCGGCCATGGCGCAGGCCCACATCGCCCAGCGCTGTGGCGTGGGGCAGACGACCATCGGCTACTGCCATGAGCTCAGTCATCGCGAGAACCGCGCGCTGGTGAAGCTCCTCGGCGTCGAGCTTCGCAAGATCAAGAGCGTGAAGGATGTCGGCAACGTCGATTTCCTCTCCTTCGTCGATGCGTACGACGTCGATCCGGATTTGGCCGACACCGACGGCATCGAGGTGCTCACCATCGTCGACCATCACCGCGCACCGACGCCGCCGAAGGCGCGCTTCGTGGATCTGCGGCTCGACGTGGGCGCCACCGCCACGATTTTCGTCGAGTACCTGGAGCAGCTTGCCCCGCTCGACAGCGAGGTGGAGGACGATCAGCGCATCGCCACCGCGCTCATGCACGGCCTATCGACGGACACGGACGACTTCATGCTGGCCCGCGCGGGCGACTTCCGCGCCGCCGCCGAGATCATCGAGGTGTGCGATCGCGATCTGCTCGCGGACCTGAGCCGTCGCCTCATTGCGCCCAGCGCGATGGACGTGATGGCCCGTGCGCTCGCGTCGCTGGTCGTGCGCCGCAACTTCGCCATGGCCGGCATTGGCTTCGTCTCCGAGGGCGACCGCGACACCATCGCGCAAGCGGCCGATTTCCTGGTGCGCCGCGAGGACATCGACACCGTCGTCGTCTACGGCGTCGTGGGCGATCGCTTCATCGAGGGCTCGTTGCGCACGCACTCGCCGAGCGTCGATCCGTCGGCGTGGCTCGAGCAGGCCTTCGGCTACGACGACAAGGGTCGGCCCTACGGCGGCGGCCGGCGTGACAAGGGAGGCTTCCGCATCCCCATCGGCTTCCTCGGCCGCTCGACCGATCGCGCCCAGCTCTGGACCTTGGTGGAACACGCCATGCGCTCCGCGCTGCTGCGCATGGTCGGCGACGAACCCGCCACCGGCGTGCTCGTTCAAACGGTGTGACGGCGCCGCTTTCACCTCTCCGCATTCTCTTTTGCGGCCTCCCCATGGGGGCGTTGGCGCTTCGGCACGATGGGCACGACATCGTGCTTGCGGCCATCAGCCGAAGCGATGCCTCGGGCTTGCGCCGGCTCACGCGGGTGTTGGGGCCCGAGCGTGTGCTCGTGAAGCCGGATCTCTCGGCGCATGCCGAGCGGGTGAAGGCGCTCGCGCCCGATCTCGTGGTGAGCTGGTTTTGGACCAAGCGCATCCCGACGGCGATCCTCCGCGCCGCGAAGGTCGACGCCTTCAACGTGCACCCGTCGCTGTTGCCGCGCCATCGCGGGGCGGATCCCATTTTTTGGACCATCGATTCGGGCGATGCCACGACCGGCGCGACCGCGCATCGGCTCGAGGATCGCTACGACACGGGGACCATCTTCGCGCAGCGCGAGATCGCCGTGGATCCCACGTGGAACGCGTGGACGCTTGCCCTGAAGCTCGATCGCGTGACGCTCGCGCTGCTCCGCGAGACGGTGGCACGCTTCGCGCGGGGCGAAGCGCCCGAGGCGCGAGCGCAAGACGAAGCGCTGGCCACGCACGCGCCGTCGCCGAGCGAGGACGATCTCGTCATCCAGTGGAAAACCGACGACGCCGAGCGCATCGCACGCCGCATCCGCGCAGCGGCACCGTGGCCGGGCATGCTCACGGAAATTGGGGATCGCGCGCTTCTCGTTACGCGCGCCGAACCCACCGATGATGTGCCACGCGCACTGCAGACGGCCGAGGCGGCACTCGTCCACGGTTGTGTCGTCGTGCGGGCCCGCGATCGCGGTTTGCGCCTGATTTCCGCGCGCGACGCCGAGACGGACGCCGAACTTTCCCCCGGAGAGCTCGCAGGGTTGATCACATCGGTTCCGTCCGGCCCCGTCCGATGATCGTTTCACGTCATTCGCCGACCCTGTAGCATGCAGCTTTCCCCAAGTTTTTACTCTGCGCGAAGGAGATGACCGTGCCCGATCCCGCTTCAACCGCTCGCACCGCCCGTGAATCCCTGTCGCGCGGCCTTCAGGCCCTGCAGGCGGATCCCACGGTGCCACCGCAACTGCTCGATTTGGCCGCGGTGATTGCGCAGTCGATGGGAGCGTTGCACCAGATCGAGCGCTCGAACGGCACGCAGCTTCTCCCGCACGCAAGCATCGCGCTCGAGAACGTGCGCAAGGTGCTCAGCCAATTGCAGATGGTCGCGTCGTCGCATCCGGCCGTGAACGTGGCCATGGAGTCGGTGGCGTCGTCGCTGAGCCTCGTGCACTCGCTTCACCAGCTCGCGAGCTCGCCGGCTCCGATGCCCACCGCGCCCATGGCCGCGCCACCTCCGCCGCCTCCGCCCATGCCACCGGTGGGGATCGCGCCCATCGCACCGCTGGAGGGCGCGCCCATTCCGCTCACCAAGCCGCTCTCCAACCCGCACCAGCAGGCGTACGCGCCGCCTCCGGCCCCTGCCTTCCAGCCGCCCCCGGCCCCGCCGTACGTGGCCCAGCATTCAGGAGCGGCCCCGCAAGCGGGTCCTGGGGCTGCTTTTCCGCCGCCGCCCCAGCAGCCCGTGTTTCAAGCGCCGCCCCAGCCTCAGCACTTCGGTGGCGGTCCGGGGGCCTATCCGTACACGCCGCCGCCGGCACCGAACCCGGCGCCCCCTGGCCTGGCGCCCTCGCCCGGTCCCGCGGGCGATTTGCACGTGGTCACGGCCGATCTTGGCACCCACAGCGCCACGAATTTCTACAAGGGGCTCTCGGGCAACGACATCATCGACCACGGCGGGCTCTTCGTTTCGACGTACATGATCCCGAAGCTCGGCACCCAGATCCGCCTCAAAGTCTCGCTTCCCGGCGGCTACGAGTTCGAGGCCAATGGAATCGTGCGTTGGGCGCGGGAGCAGTCCGACGGGAGCGATGCCCCGCCCGGATTTGGCGCGCAATTCACCCAGATTACCCCCGAGGCGCGCCAGCTCGTTTACCGGTACGTGCGCAACCGCGAGCCGCTCTTTCACGACGATTTGTAAGCTCCGACCCGCCCCAGAAACACGACGAGTCGGTCGAGCTTTGGTGAGCGCCAAGGCCGGGCCGTGTAGACTCGCGGGCCCCTCGCTTGCGTCGTATCTTCCTTTGCGCTCTTTTCGTTTGCTTCACGCTCGGCGTGCTGTCGGCCTTCGTGCCGGGGCGCGCGCGTGCGGCCAACGATCCCAATTTGGTCTGGAAGACCATCACGACGCCGCACTTCCGCATCTCGTACTACTCGGGTGAGGAAGACATCGCCAAGCACCTGGCCGACGAGGCCGAGGCCATTCACGCGCGCCTCTCGCCCGTGCTCAATTGGTCGCCGGCCGAAAAGGTCGAGGTGGCCCTGTTCGACCAGACCGATGGCGCCAACGGCTTCACCTCCATCGTCCCGTACAACGCGATCCGGCTCTTCGTCACCGCGCCCGATGATCTGTCGCCGTTGAGCGACTACGACGGCTGGTACACGACGCTCTTCACGCACGAATACACGCACACGCTGCACATCGACCAGATCCGTGGCCTGCCCGCGCTGGGCAATGCACTCATCGGCAAGCGCTTCTCCCCGAACCAAGTGCAGCCGCGCTGGTTCATCGAAGGGCTCGCGGTCTACGAAGAATCGGTGCGCACGAGCGGCGGACGTCTGCGCTCCTCGCAGTGGCAGATGTTCATGCGCGCCGACATCCTCGAGAACAACATCGCGCCGCTCGATCAGTTCACGGGTACGCCGCGACGCTGGCCGCAGGGCAACATTTGGTACTTGTACGGCTCCTTTTTCATGAAGTGGATCCAGGAGACGTACGGTGAAGGCGTCATGCGCCAGGTCATCGACGACTTCGGCCAGCAGGTCATTCCGCTCGGGTTCAATCGCTCGCTCCGGCGCGCCATCGGAAAGACCTACGAGGAGCTGTACCCCGAGTGGATCGCCTCGATGAAGAAGGGCTTCGGCGCCCAGCGCGATGCGATCGTGGCGCGCGGGCTTCGCGAGGGCGTGCGCCTCACGTACGGCGGCAACGTGGCGCAGCACCCGGTGTGGATCCCCAAGAACGCGTGGGCCGATCACCAGGGTGGCCTCGTCTACTTCCGTGACGACGGGCACACCACACCGGGCCTCTACGCGATCGACGTGCAGCGCGATGCACGGGGTGCCGTCGTCGCGGTCGACGACAAGAAACGCGATCTGGTCATCCGCACCAACGGCGTCTCGCACGTCACCTTCGCCCCCGACGGTAGCGCCATCTTCGATTCGAGCGCGCCCTTTCGGCGGATCTTCAATTTCACCGATCTGTTCCAGCTCCCGCCGGGCGAAAAAAGCCCGACGGGCCTCGATGGAAAGCGCACCCGTCTGACCCAAGGCTTCCGCGCCAGCGATCCCGCGCTGTCACCCGACGGACGCCGCATCGTCTTCACCACGAACCACCGGGGCACGCGGTACCTGCAGATCGCCGACGTCTCCGACGAAGGCATCACCAACGTGCGCTCGCTCGTGCGGAGCAACCGCTTCGAGCAGGCCTTCGCGCCGGAGTGGTCGCCGGACAACCGGCACGTGGCCTACAGCGTGTGGACCGAGGGCGGCTTCCGCGACATCCGCTACGTCGACACGGCCGACGGCACCTATGTCGAGCTCGCGCACGACCGGGCGCAGGACGGTGGGCCGTCGTTTTCGCCCGATGGGCGCTGGATCTTCTTCCACTCGGATCGCACCGGCGTGAGCAACATCTTCGCGTGGAACGTCGAGACGGCGGAGTTGAAGCAGGTCACCAACGTCATCAACGGCGCGTACCAGCCGGAGGTTTCACCCGACGGCAAGACGCTCGCGTACCTCGGCTACACGCACGTGGGCTTCGACATTTTCGCCATGCCGCTGCGCGAGGGCGATTGGCTCGACGCCGAGCCGTACGTGAACACGCGCCCTGCCCCCTACCCGCCGGCGCCCCACGTCGAGTTTCCCTGGCAGTCGTACAACCCGCTGCATACCTTGCGGCCGCGCCGGTTCGGCGTGTCGATCACGCCCGGCAACTTCGGGCAGGCGGTCATCGTCACCGCCGATGGCACGGACATCGCGGGGCATCACGCCTTCGCCGCCTCGATGACCACCGAGGTGGAGCGGCCGTACCTGCAGTTCGGCCTCGGCTACACGTACGCGCGGCTGCCGGTCGATCTGAACTTCAACGTGTCGCGCAGCATTGCGCCTCGCGGGGGCTACCAGCTCGGGCAAAACTACAAGCCGATCTGGATCCAGGAGGCCCTGAGTTTCTCCACGGGTATCTCGTACAACTTGCCCAACTCGTCGGGGTTCGATGGGCAATCGTTCGCGTTGAACTACGGGGTCACGCGGCTCGGGGGCGAACTTCCCATGCCGGCGGACAAGCTCGATCCGTACGAGACGCCGGTCATTCCCAACGATCGCTTCATGCTGGCGACGTTGCATCTGGGCTGGGGTTACTCCAACGCACAGCGCTTTCTCTACAGCGTGGGCGCGGAGAAGGGATTCAGCCTGGGGGCGAACTTCGATTTCACCAACACGGCCATCGCCAGCGATTATTCGGGCTTCGCCGCGAACATCGACTTCACCTCGTACCACCTGATGCCCTGGCTCGCGCATCACTCGCTCGCCTTGCACATGGGCACGGGCTTGAGCGGCGGAAGCTTTCCCGGGCGCGGGCCGTTCTACGTGGGCGGCTTCGTCGACTTGCCGCTCCTGGACATCGTTCGCAACACGCTCATCCAAGGCGGCATCGCGCTACGCGGCTACCCGCCGGTCATCCTCGCCGGGCGCAACTACGCGCTGTTCAATGCGGAGTACCGCTTCCCCATCGTGAACATCGACCGGGGATTTTCCACGCTACCGCTCTTTTTCAAGCGCATCACGGGCACCGCGTTCCTCGACTATGGCAGCGCGTTCGACGATGCAGCGACCGCGCAATTCAAGACGGGGGCGGGCGGCGAACTCTGGATCGACACGCTCATGGCGTACGTCGTCGACTTCACCTTCCGCCTTGGATACGCGAAAGGTCTCGCGAGCGGTGGGCTCGACAAGTTCTACTTCGTCGCCACCGTGCCTTTTTGAGGAATTTCGCGAGGTTCCGGCCCGTTTGGGCGTTGGCACAAAAAACCAAACGCCAGGCACCGCCGTTCGTGCGGCGACCCTGGCGTCCCTGGCCGTTAAAATAAATTTCTCTATTCGGTTTTCGCTTCGGCCTTGGGCGCGGCAGCCTTCTTGGCCTTGCGGGCGGGCGCGCTCGTTGCTTGCGAACGTGCCTGAGCCTGGCGCTTGAGACGCGCCTTTTTCTTAACCTGGCCCTTGCGGCGCTTCATCTTCTGCGAATTGCGGCGATCGAACTTGCCCATCTTTTCCTCTTAGAATCTAACGATTTCAACAGCTTGCACTCGGCAAGCACGAGCCTTGGAGCGCAGTTCGCCATCAACTAGCGGGCCGCGCGAGGGGCGTCAACACTTGTCAACCAGAGGGAATTCTACAAGGTGATCGGATGTTCCGTACGGCGGATTGACCGGGCCTTGCACATGGCGGACCGATGTCGCTTGAACCAGACGCCACGTCGCGTCGAGCTGCGTCGAGCACACGGGTGCACAATTACCTCAGTAGACGTCGGAATCGAGGATGCTAGATTGAGGTCGTGGACGTGGTCCTGCGAAAGCTTGGGAAGGGCTCGCGCGCCGTTGCGGGCCGATTGGTCCGAGCACCGCGCAAAGGCTCTGTGGTCGTCATCGAATTTCCGGACGGCATGCACGAGTACGTGACGACACCCGTCAAACGCGTACTCCGCATCTGCGGCCGTGAAGTTTTTTACATCGAGACGATCAACAGCCGTTATCGCCTCGAAGTGCGCGGGCGCGAAGATGCCATCGCCGAGAGCACGGGTTGACCAGGCTTTAGCCTTTTTGCGGGCTCCGGGGATTTTCTTGTTGTGGGAGGCTCCGCCGCCCCACGCCCCCGAGAAGCGTGCTGACGCTGAGACGATAGGGCAACGCCTGGTCGTGAGACGTGCTCGACACCTTGTTGCGCGAAGTAGGTGCGGAGCATCTCGCGCGCGACGACGTTGGCCTTGATGCTCCACGCGGGATCGTTGACCACGAGGGTCGCGATGGCGACGGGCTTCACATTGGCCACGGGGCGGCTCGGCGCAAAGCCCGTGAACCACGTGTAGAGGCGGCCCGATTCCGGATCGGACAAGGTGCCCGTCTTTCCCGCGACGGCGATGCCGCGCAGAAAGGGGCGGCCTGCACCATCGCGGAAGGCGCGGTACGAGGTTCCCTCGGTGATCGTGTGCTCCATCATGGTGGCCACGGCCTGCGCGGTCTCGGGCTTCATGATGCGGCGAAGCGACGGCTTCTCGGGCTCGGCGTAGATCGGCTTGCCCTCACCGTCCATGGCCTCGCGCACGATGCGAAGGCGCACGGCCTCCCCGCCGCGGGCCAGCGTGGTGCTGATGGCGGCGGCTTGCATGGGCGAGAGCGTGGTGTGAAAGAAACCCGCCGCGGTGCGCGCATACTCGAGGGGCTCGGGCGGCAGTTCGAGGCTGCTCGGCTGCACGTCGACGTCGAACGGAACCTTCTGCCCGAAGCCGTACGCGAAGGCGGTCTCCTCGAGGGACTTCGGCTTCAAGCGGCGCAAGGCGAGGCGCGCAAAGACCGGGTTGATGCTCTTGCCCATGGCGTCCGAAAGCGTGATGCACCATCGGTCGCGGCGCGGGTTGTCTGCCAGGTCGAGCGCGGAGATGCGCTGCATGCCACCGCCCGCGTAACACTCGCGCGCATCGGGGCCGAGTCCCTCGGCGTCGACCAGGGCGGTGCCGGTGACGATCTTGAAGACGCTGGCGGCGGGCGCGCTGGCCTCGGCGCAGAGATCGCGGGCCGGGCCCGATTCGACGTGGCTCGCGTAGGCGAGGACGTGGCCGGTGGTGGGGTCGACCATCACGACGGCGGCCAGTGGCAGGTGACGGCTCGCGAGCAGGCTGTTCGCGGTGCGTTGCAGCTCGGGGTCGAGCGAGAGCCGGGCGACGCCTTGGTTGGGAAGCGGGGCGGTCGTGCCCTCGTCGTCGACGGCGATGTGCAGGAGGTCGAGACCGGCCAACGTGGAGGGCGCGCCGGAAAAACCCGCTGCGGATGCGCTCGTTTCACGGGGCGCCTTGCCATCGGGGGACGTCGGCGCGACGTGCGAAGCCGAAGACTCCTCGACCTGGTCGCTACCGCTCGCCCCAAAGAGGCCACCGGTCTGGCTGACTGGATATTTTCGTACGAGGTAAAGGAGGCCTGCGCACGCGGCCGCGGCCGACAGTCCGAGTATCCACCGTCGCATCGAGGCTCCTCGTGTGACATACGGCCGCCGCGCCGGGCAAGAAATGCGCGTATCGTCGGGGGCATGAAAGGCCCCGTTTGCGCCATCGTTTTTGCATCGCTGCCGTTTGCTTCGGTTGCGCTGGCCGAGCCGGCGCCCAAGGTGGATCTCGCATCGGCCACGGTGCAGTACGGTGCCCCGGGCGAATCGGTGACCATTGCGCTCGATCGCAGCGAGCTGCCCGACGCGAAGGCGGTGCGCGTGGAGACGCTCGCCGTCGGCGAAGGACGTAGCGTGGCACGCGTGGTGGTGCCTTCGAAGACGCGCAAAGGCGTGGCCTGGGAAGCGCTGGTTGGGGGCAAGCTGCTGCACTCCGGTGTGACCGGCTACGTGCGCGGGCAAGATGGCGACCGCACGGGTACGGCGATCGA
It includes:
- a CDS encoding DHH family phosphoesterase, encoding MTSKPSPSQKMTDPVRRLPVPAAAAPPPERARAFADTLAEAKGKHVLIALRGHPDPDGIASAMAQAHIAQRCGVGQTTIGYCHELSHRENRALVKLLGVELRKIKSVKDVGNVDFLSFVDAYDVDPDLADTDGIEVLTIVDHHRAPTPPKARFVDLRLDVGATATIFVEYLEQLAPLDSEVEDDQRIATALMHGLSTDTDDFMLARAGDFRAAAEIIEVCDRDLLADLSRRLIAPSAMDVMARALASLVVRRNFAMAGIGFVSEGDRDTIAQAADFLVRREDIDTVVVYGVVGDRFIEGSLRTHSPSVDPSAWLEQAFGYDDKGRPYGGGRRDKGGFRIPIGFLGRSTDRAQLWTLVEHAMRSALLRMVGDEPATGVLVQTV
- a CDS encoding PilZ domain-containing protein yields the protein MPDPASTARTARESLSRGLQALQADPTVPPQLLDLAAVIAQSMGALHQIERSNGTQLLPHASIALENVRKVLSQLQMVASSHPAVNVAMESVASSLSLVHSLHQLASSPAPMPTAPMAAPPPPPPPMPPVGIAPIAPLEGAPIPLTKPLSNPHQQAYAPPPAPAFQPPPAPPYVAQHSGAAPQAGPGAAFPPPPQQPVFQAPPQPQHFGGGPGAYPYTPPPAPNPAPPGLAPSPGPAGDLHVVTADLGTHSATNFYKGLSGNDIIDHGGLFVSTYMIPKLGTQIRLKVSLPGGYEFEANGIVRWAREQSDGSDAPPGFGAQFTQITPEARQLVYRYVRNREPLFHDDL
- a CDS encoding penicillin-binding protein — protein: MRRWILGLSAAAACAGLLYLVRKYPVSQTGGLFGASGSDQVEESSASHVAPTSPDGKAPRETSASAAGFSGAPSTLAGLDLLHIAVDDEGTTAPLPNQGVARLSLDPELQRTANSLLASRHLPLAAVVMVDPTTGHVLAYASHVESGPARDLCAEASAPAASVFKIVTGTALVDAEGLGPDARECYAGGGMQRISALDLADNPRRDRWCITLSDAMGKSINPVFARLALRRLKPKSLEETAFAYGFGQKVPFDVDVQPSSLELPPEPLEYARTAAGFFHTTLSPMQAAAISTTLARGGEAVRLRIVREAMDGEGKPIYAEPEKPSLRRIMKPETAQAVATMMEHTITEGTSYRAFRDGAGRPFLRGIAVAGKTGTLSDPESGRLYTWFTGFAPSRPVANVKPVAIATLVVNDPAWSIKANVVAREMLRTYFAQQGVEHVSRPGVALSSQRQHASRGRGAAEPPTTRKSPEPAKRLKPGQPVLSAMASSRPRTSRR